The sequence AGCAAAAGCCGGCTTCATAAGATTTTGCCCCATATTTAATCCGCAATTATGAAGCCAATTTGCAGTTAAACTTGTTCCTGACCGGTGCATTCCGGCTATTGCCAATACTTTTGCCATCTTTTATATTGAAATTTAGTTATTAATATTTATTATAAAATTAATTTTCTGTTTTTAAAACTATAAAATATGTTTAGGAGTATAGTAAATACAAAAAAATTTACTATTCATGGTATAAATATTCATCAATAAACCCCTTTCTTATTTTTGCATAAAATTGATGTTCTTTTTTAAATAGCATCAAAATTCGGACAACAAACCATCTAAAAAATAGTAAAAAGAAATTGTCATATTTTACTAGGATAGAAAAATATTTTCTTGACAGTTGAAATTTTCTTGTAAATAAAAGAGTCAAAAATTGGTTAAAATATATGTAATAATGTCTCCATTTTAATACTTTTTTTGCTCTCTTTTTATAATCATCGTCAAAAACAGAAAGGAAACATTCATATACAGTATAATTTTCTTTTAATTTATACAAAGCAACATTAATATTCCTACTTAATTGACCTTTGTGAGTTCTTATCCGTGTTAAAATTTTACCAAGTTCTCCAACCTGTGCTACTTTTGATAAACGACACCATAAATCAAAATCTCCGGCGTATATCATAGTTTCATTAAAGAAACCGACTTTTTCAACATATTTTTTATTCAAAACAACATTTGAAATATTTCCCGGCATACTCCCGTATGAA comes from Bacteroidales bacterium and encodes:
- a CDS encoding glycosyltransferase family 2 protein; the encoded protein is MNKAIKISVILPVYNGMEYLEESVNSVLNQDMDDYEFLICDDRSSDKSFEFLSKYKNNKIQLFKSDRNKGLFPTLNFLIKKAKSPLIHLWAQDDIMLPFCLSEAVNFFETNPKISFMFSRLQNIDKNNNIINTPHTFKDRVISTHEHAVRSISYGSMPGNISNVVLNKKYVEKVGFFNETMIYAGDFDLWCRLSKVAQVGELGKILTRIRTHKGQLSRNINVALYKLKENYTVYECFLSVFDDDYKKRAKKVLKWRHYYIYFNQFLTLLFTRKFQLSRKYFSILVKYDNFFLLFFRWFVVRILMLFKKEHQFYAKIRKGFIDEYLYHE